DNA sequence from the Cellulophaga sp. HaHaR_3_176 genome:
TAATGTGCAAGGAGATTACCATTATTCCCTGTAATGGTTGGATAATCTGCCCAATTTACAAACCAATCCTTACCTGATATAATTTCCTTAGGCTGCTCCCATTTGCCATCTTTTAAATAGGAGTAATTAAGTTGCGTTACAGAATCATTGATACTTTTTACCCAAGAGAGTATGGTTTGTTCCGTGTTTGAAAATAAATGTGGTAATGATGTTTCTGTGCCGCCAGGAAATGCCAAAGGGTGTACAAACACTACATTTTTTTTTGCTGGTACTTGCTCCTTCTTTTTAGACGTACACGAGACAAATAATGCTAGAACTATGCTTACGGTTATGAAATTTATAGACTTCATTTAATTGCTATTCTTTAGTTTCAAAATCATTTCTGGGGAGTCCCACTCAGTTGCTCCGCTAATTACCGAGACTTCCTCTCCTTGCTCGTTATAAATAAAAGTGGCTGGTAGCGCATATATTTTTAATTGCGATAGGGCACCAGTGTAACGTATAAAATTAAGTTTAACATTGTTGTGAGCTTTGAAATTGTTTATGGTTTCGACAGACTCATCGGTAGCTAAAAGAAAGACAAAATTATCATCTTTCAATTGTGTCATGGCGCGCTCCAGAGAAGGCATTTCCTCAATACAAGGGCTACACCATGTTGCCCAAAAATTTAGTAAAATTTTCTTGCCTTTATAATCATTCAAAGAAATAGGATTGCCATCTAAATCGGTGTATAAACTAGAAGGAGTGGTAACTACATCCATCTCATTTACCGAATCAATAGGTTTTTTTTCTATTTGATTGCATGAAATTGAACAGACTAAAAGTAAAATTGCGATTCCAAGGTGTCTTCTCATATGCTATTTATGCCTCCCCTAACAAAAATAACAAATTAAACCCATGAAGCATCAGAGTAAATAAGAAGCGCTACAAAATAAAAAACCACCACTAAATGTGATGGTTTCGTGGAGAATACCGGAGTCGAACCGGTGACCTCTTGCCTGCCAGGCAAGCGCTCTAGCCAGCTGAGCTAATCCCCCTAAAAATTTATATCTAATCTTTTTTAACACTCAGTACTAAAACTGGTACTGGTGCAAAAAATTCTGATTTAGAAATTGTATTTTTTTCCCAAAGTTTTTTAAAGAAGCCTCTTTTTCTTCTAAACACACAAAGTAAATCTGGATGTTGTGCTTGAAAATTTTCTGTTACACCTAAGTAGGTCGTAGCATTTTCTGTAATTGTTAATTGAGAACTAATATCCATTAAAGCTGTATTAATCTTTAAATCGTCATCTGTATAACCTGGTGTTTTAACTAATAACAGGTTAACTTTTGAATTAAATTTCCCTTTTATCTCAACCAACGGATCTAAAATACGATTACGCTTTAAAACGCCTGATTTAAAAGCTGTTAAAATAGAACTATAGGGTTTAAAGACCATTCCTTTTGGCACCAACAAACTCGGTATATTTGTTTGCTTAATTATTCTACCAGATGTATTACCTAAATACAATTGCTCCTGCTGAATATCATTGCTTCTTGGTGATAAAATAATTAAATCTATTCCTAATTCTTTATCTATATCTTTTAATCCGCTTACAATATCACCATTATATGTTGCTATTTTTATAATTGCATTTTTAGCATCAACCTTTTCAATAATTTGCTTGATTCTTTCAATGCTAGTTTCTTCTATTTTTTCAGATATATTACCCAAATTTCCTGTTTTAGATGTTATATTAATAACATCCATTACATATATTTCAGATGAAAATTGAATTGCAAAATCTACAGCATATTGTAGCATTTCATGAGAATCTGGCGAAGTACCAATAGGGACTAATATGTTTTTCATAATTAAGATTAAAGATTATCTTTTAAATTTACGATTAAAAAATAAATAATGCGAATTGCAAAGATATCAGAAATTCCTGAAATACTGTCCATAACAAAGGCTTGCGCTTTGTACATGCAAGAAAAAGGAATATACCAATGGAACGAACATTACCCTTCTAAAAAGGCTTTTGAAAAAGACATCAAAAGAAACGAATTATATGTGTTAGAAGTTGATGCAAAAATAATTGGAACCATCGTTATTTCCACCTTAAAAGATGAAGAGTATAACCCTATTAAGTGGTTAACAACTGAAGAAAATTCTGTTTACATTCATAGGCTTTCTGTTTCGCCTGATTATCAAGGGAAAGGCTTTGCTCAAAAAATGATGGACTTTGCTGAAAATTTTGCCAAACAAAATAATTTTGATTCTATAAGGTTAGATACCTTTGGCCAAAATACTCGAAATATGAGATTTTATGAAGCAAGAGATTACCAAAAATTAGATGCTATCTATTTTCCAAAACAAAGTAAGCATCCTTTTTTTTGTTACGAATTACTATTGAAATAAACCATATTGAACAACCCAATAACATTTAAAAACATAAATAAACTAGCCATACCAGCTACCATTGCTGGCATAGCAGAGCCTTTGCTATCTATAACTGATACAGCTATTGTTGGTAATATTGATGTTGATGGTATTGAGTCGTTAGCTGCTGCTGGTATTGTAGGTTCTTTTTTATCAATGTTAATTTGGGTTTTAGGACAAACTAGAAGTGCTATTTCCACTATAATATCTCAATACGTAGGTGCAGGAAGAATTAATGATGTAAAAACATTGCCCGCACAAGCCATTTTTTTAAATATTAGTTTAAGTATTATAATACTCCTTTCTACCATTTTTATAATTGATGATATATTTCGCTTGCTAAATGCTTCAGGTAAAATTTTAGACTACTGTATTTCTTATTACTCTATTAGAGTATGGGGTTTTCCTTTAACCTTATTCACTTTTGCCATAATGGGAATTTTTAGAGGCCTACAAAACACATTTTACCCTATGTTAATAGCTATAGTTGGCGCCCTAGTAAATGTATTTTTAGACCTTGCTTTTGTATATGGTATTGAAGGTTTTATAAACCCAATGTATTTAGAAGGTGCTGGTTGGGCTAGTTTAATTGCACAAGCAATTATGGCTATTTTAGCATTCATATTATTAGTTACTAAAACAGATATTAGTTTAAAGCTAGTAATGCCTTTTCATTCTGAACTGAAGAGGTTAGTAATTATGAGCCTACATTTATTTGTTAGAGCAATAGCCTTAAACACAGCTCTAATTTTAGCTGTAAGAGAAGCCACTGCACTTGGCGAACAATATATTGGCGCCCATACTATCGCCATAAACATTTGGCTATTTTCTGCCTTTTTTATTGATGGTTATTCCGCTGCAGGCAATAGTATATCAGGCAGGCTTTTAGGTGAAAAAAATTATAATGACTTATATGTTCTCACAAAAAAAATTATGACTTATGGGCTTATTGTTAGTATAACCTTAATGATTTTAGGTTTCATATTTTATAAGCCTATTGGCTCTATTTTCTCTAATGACATACCAGTTTTACAAACTTTTTATGGTATATTTTTTATTGTAATTATTGGTTTACCTATTAATTCTTTTGCTTTTATTTTTGACGGTGTGTTTAAAGGTTTAGGTGAGATGAAATACTTAAGAAACACGTTACTTATTGCTACATTTTTAGGTTTTATTCCAACACTTTTTATAACTAAATACTTAAACCTAGGCCTCTCAGGAATATGGATTGCCTTTACAGTTTGGATGCTTATTCGTGGAGGTGCTCTTGTTGTTGAATTTAAGCGAAAGTTTATGCCTTTAAGAACTGGCCTTCAAAATTAAACTGTGTTCTTAATTTTTCTTTACTTTTGATTTAAAATAATACGATATGCCTACTTCACGAGAAAATGGAAGTCTTTATACAAACATTCAAAACAACATTGCAACTATAGAGTTTGGCCATCCAGCAAGTAACTCATTTGTAAGTGAATTGTTAGATCGGCTTGCTAAAGAATTTGATAAAATATCGGAAGATGATACCGTACATGTTATCATTTTAAAATCGGAAGGTGATCGTGCTTTTTGTGCTGGTGCTTCTTTTGATGAATTAGTTGCCGTTTCTACTTTAGAAGAAGGTAAAGTTTTTTTTAATGGTTTTGCAACTGTTATTAATGCCATGCGTACCTGCAAAAAAGTTATTATTGGTCGTATACAAGGCAAAACTGTTGGTGGTGGTGTTGGTTTAGCTGCTGCTTGTGACTATGTATTTGCTACTGAGGCCGCATCTATCAAACTATCTGAACTTACTATAGGTATCGCTCCTTTTGTAATCGCTCCTGCTGTTGCGCGTAAAATTGGTGTTGCTGCAATGTCTGAACTTTCTTTGACCCCAACAGAATGGAAAACAGCGTATTGGGCACAGGAAAAAGGACTTTTTTCTAAAGTTTTTGATGGAGTAAAAGACCTTGATAAAGAATTAGACTTTTTTACGACTAACCTATCTAAATATAACCCTCAAGCCCTTAAAGATTGGAAAAAAATACTTTGGGAAAATACTGACCATTGGGATACTTTACTACCTGAAAGAGCTGCTATTACAGGTAAATTAGCAATGTCTGAATTTACAAAAAATGCATTATCAAAATTTAATAAATAATAATTTTGTAATAGCATCGTTTTATATACTTAGTTTATTTTTATGGAAATTCTTAATTTTTTAAACGGAGATTTAATCTTCCCTATTTTAGCCCTATTTGTAGTGGTTGTTTATTTTGTTAATCGTGTACGCACCAAAAGAAGGTTTAAGAGATAATCTCTATTCTAACAAAAGGCGTTATAAAACCAATGCTTATGTTACTATAAAACAATACTTTTGTAATAGAAATGTAATGATTACTAAGTATTTTTTTTAATAGCGATTTATGAGTAATATCAGAATTACCAAACAATTCAATTTTGAAACCGGTCACGCTCTTTATGGGTATGATGGTAAATGTAGAAATGTACACGGACATAGTTACAAACTTTCTGTAACGGTTATTGGAACCCCAATTACAGATACTACTCATGTAAAATTAGGAATGGTAATCGATTTTGGTGATCTTAAAAAAATTGTAAAAGAAGAAATTGTAGATCAATTTGATCATGCCACAGTTTTTAATAAAAACACCCCACATGTTGAGCTAGCTAAAGAACTTACTGATCGCGGTCATATGGTAATTTTAGCTGACTATCAGCCTACAAGTGAAAATATGGTAATTGATTTTTCTGCTAGAATTAAAAGTAGATTACCCAAAAATATAAAACTTCATTCTTTACGACTTCAAGAAACTGATACTTCTTTTGCTGAGTGGTATGCTAGTGATAATTAAGAACACCTTTAATTGATTAAAAGGCTTTTCCTATATTTATAATAATATGCAAACCATCATAGTACCTGAAGGCAAAAAGGTTTATTTTTCGAGTGATAATCACTTGGGAGCTCCGACTATGAAACATAGTTACCCAAGAGAAAAAAAATTTGTTGCCTGGTTAGACGAGATTAAAACTGACGCTGCTGCTATTTTTTTACTCGGTGATATGTTTGACTTTTGGATGGAATATAAAACTGTAGTACCTAAAGGCTTTACGAGAACACTAGGTAAACTTGCCGAAATTGCAGATGCTGGTATTCCTATATATTATTTTGTGGGTAATCATGATCTTTGGATGAATGGTTATTTTGAAGAAGAACTTGGTATTCCTGTTTTTCATAAACCACAACAGTTTTTAATCAACAATAAATCTTTTTTTATAGGTCATGGTGATGGTCTAGGACCTGGCGATAAAGGATATAAACGAATGAAAAAGGTGTTTACAAATCCTTTTTCGAAATGGTTATTTAGATGGCTACACCCTGATTTAGGAGTACGATTAGCACAATACCTTTCTGTAAAAAATAAACTTATTTCTGGTGATGATGATGCTAAATTTCTCGGAGAAGAAAATGAATGGCTAGTTCAATATTGTAAACGAAAGTTAGAAAAGAATCATTATGATTATTTTGTTTTTGGACATCGCCATTTACCGCTTGATATAAAGCTTAACGAAAAATCGTCTTATATTAATTTAGGAGATTGGATTAACTACTACACATATGGAGATTTTAATGGACAAACATTAAACTTAAAAGAATATAAACCTCAAGTTTAGGCTTTACTTAATTTCCTTTTTTAAGTCTAAAAAACGCAGCACAACAAAGTAATACTTTTCTTACAACAATATCTGCTCACTTCACAACAATTCCTTTAAAAACCTTTAACAACACTATATCTTTACAGTGTTATTATATTAAAGTGTTTATTCCAAATCTTAATTACCTACAAAAAAAATCTTTTTCCCCGAATCTTAATTACCTACAAATGAAAAAGCCCTTAAAGGGCTTTTTTCTATTTTAGAATACTAATTACCACTTTATTCTTCATGGTCTTCCACATCTTTTTGAAGATCTAATTTTCTAAATTTCGGAAAAGCCAACCCTGTTATTCCAACAGTTACAACTGTCATTATACCTCCAAAAACTACTGCTGTTGACGTACCCATTAATTTTGCCGTTACACCACTTTCAAAAGCACCTAATTCGTTAGAAGAGCCAACAAAAATAGAATTTACAGAAGCGACTCTTCCTCTCATGTGATCTGGTGTTTTTAATTGTAAAATAGTTTGGCGAACAACCATTGATATACCATCTAAAGCTCCGCTTAAAAACAAAGCCCCTACCGATAACCAAAAATAGGTAGACAGTCCAAAGACAATCATACACAGTCCAAAACCAAATACGGCAAAAAGTAATTTTTTACCTGCATTTTTATAAATAGGAAAATGTGCTGAAGAAAGCATCATTAATGCTGCCCCAACTGCTGGTGCAGCTCTTAAAATTCCAAAACCTTCTGCCCCAACGTTCAATATATCTTGAGCAAAAACTGATAAAAGTGCAACAGCACCACCAAATAATACGGCAATCATATCTAAAGTTAATGCTCCTAAAATAGCCTTGTTACTAAAAACAAATTTTAGCCCTTCACTTAAACTATCCATTACAGGTTCTCCAATTTTAGGGTTTAAAATAGGTTTTCGTTTAATAAATAAAAGTGCTATTAATGCGATGATAGAAAACACAAATATTAAACACATAGACCAATGTACACCTATATAACTAATAGAAAAGCCTGCCAATGCAGGACCTAAAACAGATGCCATTTGCCATGTTGTACTGCTCCATGTTGCTGCATTAGGATATATTTTTTTTGGTACTATTAAAGCTATTAATGAAAAAATTGTAGGCCCGATAAACGAGCGAACTATGCCTCCTAAAAATACTAAAGCATATATGGTATATAATAAACTCTTAGTTTCCAT
Encoded proteins:
- a CDS encoding TlpA disulfide reductase family protein, whose amino-acid sequence is MRRHLGIAILLLVCSISCNQIEKKPIDSVNEMDVVTTPSSLYTDLDGNPISLNDYKGKKILLNFWATWCSPCIEEMPSLERAMTQLKDDNFVFLLATDESVETINNFKAHNNVKLNFIRYTGALSQLKIYALPATFIYNEQGEEVSVISGATEWDSPEMILKLKNSN
- a CDS encoding universal stress protein → MKNILVPIGTSPDSHEMLQYAVDFAIQFSSEIYVMDVINITSKTGNLGNISEKIEETSIERIKQIIEKVDAKNAIIKIATYNGDIVSGLKDIDKELGIDLIILSPRSNDIQQEQLYLGNTSGRIIKQTNIPSLLVPKGMVFKPYSSILTAFKSGVLKRNRILDPLVEIKGKFNSKVNLLLVKTPGYTDDDLKINTALMDISSQLTITENATTYLGVTENFQAQHPDLLCVFRRKRGFFKKLWEKNTISKSEFFAPVPVLVLSVKKD
- a CDS encoding GNAT family N-acetyltransferase — translated: MRIAKISEIPEILSITKACALYMQEKGIYQWNEHYPSKKAFEKDIKRNELYVLEVDAKIIGTIVISTLKDEEYNPIKWLTTEENSVYIHRLSVSPDYQGKGFAQKMMDFAENFAKQNNFDSIRLDTFGQNTRNMRFYEARDYQKLDAIYFPKQSKHPFFCYELLLK
- a CDS encoding MATE family efflux transporter; translation: MNNPITFKNINKLAIPATIAGIAEPLLSITDTAIVGNIDVDGIESLAAAGIVGSFLSMLIWVLGQTRSAISTIISQYVGAGRINDVKTLPAQAIFLNISLSIIILLSTIFIIDDIFRLLNASGKILDYCISYYSIRVWGFPLTLFTFAIMGIFRGLQNTFYPMLIAIVGALVNVFLDLAFVYGIEGFINPMYLEGAGWASLIAQAIMAILAFILLVTKTDISLKLVMPFHSELKRLVIMSLHLFVRAIALNTALILAVREATALGEQYIGAHTIAINIWLFSAFFIDGYSAAGNSISGRLLGEKNYNDLYVLTKKIMTYGLIVSITLMILGFIFYKPIGSIFSNDIPVLQTFYGIFFIVIIGLPINSFAFIFDGVFKGLGEMKYLRNTLLIATFLGFIPTLFITKYLNLGLSGIWIAFTVWMLIRGGALVVEFKRKFMPLRTGLQN
- a CDS encoding enoyl-CoA hydratase/isomerase family protein, which encodes MPTSRENGSLYTNIQNNIATIEFGHPASNSFVSELLDRLAKEFDKISEDDTVHVIILKSEGDRAFCAGASFDELVAVSTLEEGKVFFNGFATVINAMRTCKKVIIGRIQGKTVGGGVGLAAACDYVFATEAASIKLSELTIGIAPFVIAPAVARKIGVAAMSELSLTPTEWKTAYWAQEKGLFSKVFDGVKDLDKELDFFTTNLSKYNPQALKDWKKILWENTDHWDTLLPERAAITGKLAMSEFTKNALSKFNK
- a CDS encoding 6-carboxytetrahydropterin synthase translates to MSNIRITKQFNFETGHALYGYDGKCRNVHGHSYKLSVTVIGTPITDTTHVKLGMVIDFGDLKKIVKEEIVDQFDHATVFNKNTPHVELAKELTDRGHMVILADYQPTSENMVIDFSARIKSRLPKNIKLHSLRLQETDTSFAEWYASDN
- a CDS encoding UDP-2,3-diacylglucosamine diphosphatase; the encoded protein is MQTIIVPEGKKVYFSSDNHLGAPTMKHSYPREKKFVAWLDEIKTDAAAIFLLGDMFDFWMEYKTVVPKGFTRTLGKLAEIADAGIPIYYFVGNHDLWMNGYFEEELGIPVFHKPQQFLINNKSFFIGHGDGLGPGDKGYKRMKKVFTNPFSKWLFRWLHPDLGVRLAQYLSVKNKLISGDDDAKFLGEENEWLVQYCKRKLEKNHYDYFVFGHRHLPLDIKLNEKSSYINLGDWINYYTYGDFNGQTLNLKEYKPQV
- a CDS encoding MFS transporter translates to MDPYAALRFKEFNIFLLVRFAMVFAWSMQFIVIEWQVYTLTKDPLSLGIIGLMEVIPAVSMALFAGHIVDQKEKRGLLFKCILGFSVISLGLFYTSLPSVVATMETKSLLYTIYALVFLGGIVRSFIGPTIFSLIALIVPKKIYPNAATWSSTTWQMASVLGPALAGFSISYIGVHWSMCLIFVFSIIALIALLFIKRKPILNPKIGEPVMDSLSEGLKFVFSNKAILGALTLDMIAVLFGGAVALLSVFAQDILNVGAEGFGILRAAPAVGAALMMLSSAHFPIYKNAGKKLLFAVFGFGLCMIVFGLSTYFWLSVGALFLSGALDGISMVVRQTILQLKTPDHMRGRVASVNSIFVGSSNELGAFESGVTAKLMGTSTAVVFGGIMTVVTVGITGLAFPKFRKLDLQKDVEDHEE